Proteins found in one Solitalea lacus genomic segment:
- the pbpC gene encoding penicillin-binding protein 1C translates to MLQKLKNLSKTKKLICCAILIGLIWFRFFSLPDKLFNSPTCFVLEDNKGELLGATIASDGQWRFPNNEIVPEKFSKCIVAFEDKRFYHHLGIDPLAFGRAIEQNIKANSVVSGGSTITMQVVRLSRNKPRTISQKLIEMLLAFRLELSKSKKEILAIYAANAPFGTNVIGLEAASWRYYGRSADQLSWGEIAALAVLPNSPSLVHPGKNRKILETKRNRLLDKLLSENIIDKSTCELSKLEPLPDKPYALPRFAPHLLDRFVHDFKHQPQLFKETRILSTVQFELQQKVSDILNRHHIYFKANGVDNAAALVLDVETGNALAYVGNIVNGISDNQVDVIPAPRSPGSTLKPLLYAAMLSEGDILPNTLIPDIPTQVAGYTPENYDLGYDGAVPASRALARSLNIPAVKMLQNYRYERFYDKLKQLGVTTLKQPSGHYGLSLILGGGENSMWELAGIYAGLARTLNHQSRDNGKYASEDFHQPNYCLVKTNMADNADNLRDHGVLDAGAIWSTFNAMEEVMRPGEEQLWQQFSSTQRIAWKTGTSFGFRDGWAIGLTPKYVVAVWAGNADGEGRPGLTGISMAAPVMFDIFRLLPAGNWFDAPYDKLRKIPICRLSGYKASKLCEMSDSVWVPKAGVNTQMCPYHQLIHLDQSGRYRVNADCESPDKMKTRAWFVLPPSMEWYYKSKNQYYQPLPPFKPDCVGATEQGTAMDMIYPKNGSKIYVPLEFDGSKGKTIFSVAHRNAETAIFWHLDDKFIETTKSFHQVALNPKPGKHKLTLVDENGERLEIGFEILEKEK, encoded by the coding sequence ATGTTGCAAAAGCTCAAAAACCTATCTAAAACAAAGAAATTAATCTGTTGTGCTATTTTAATAGGGTTAATTTGGTTTAGGTTCTTCTCCCTTCCTGATAAATTATTTAATTCTCCTACCTGTTTTGTTCTTGAAGATAATAAAGGCGAGCTTCTGGGTGCAACAATAGCCAGCGATGGACAATGGCGTTTTCCAAACAATGAAATAGTCCCTGAAAAGTTTTCGAAATGCATTGTTGCCTTTGAAGACAAACGATTTTATCACCATTTGGGCATTGATCCGTTAGCATTTGGGAGGGCAATTGAGCAAAATATAAAAGCTAACTCAGTAGTGAGCGGTGGTAGTACCATCACTATGCAGGTTGTAAGACTTTCAAGAAATAAGCCACGTACTATCAGTCAAAAGTTAATAGAAATGCTCTTGGCGTTTCGGTTAGAGCTTTCAAAGTCAAAAAAAGAAATTTTGGCTATATATGCTGCTAATGCTCCTTTCGGAACTAATGTTATTGGTTTGGAGGCTGCATCTTGGCGTTATTACGGTCGTTCGGCTGATCAATTGAGCTGGGGAGAAATAGCTGCTTTGGCAGTGCTGCCTAATAGTCCTTCGCTGGTACATCCGGGTAAAAACAGGAAAATATTGGAAACAAAGAGAAACAGGTTGCTGGATAAATTATTGTCAGAAAACATTATTGACAAAAGCACTTGTGAATTATCAAAGTTGGAGCCGCTACCTGATAAACCATATGCATTACCCCGTTTTGCACCTCACCTACTGGATCGGTTCGTGCATGATTTTAAGCATCAGCCTCAATTATTCAAAGAAACGCGCATCCTTAGCACTGTTCAATTTGAACTGCAGCAAAAAGTTTCTGATATCCTAAACCGTCATCATATTTATTTTAAAGCAAATGGAGTTGATAACGCTGCTGCTTTAGTATTAGATGTTGAAACCGGAAATGCACTGGCCTACGTTGGTAATATTGTTAATGGCATTTCCGATAACCAGGTTGATGTAATACCGGCTCCTCGCAGTCCGGGTAGTACCTTAAAACCATTATTGTATGCTGCAATGCTTTCTGAAGGCGATATTTTGCCTAATACCTTGATACCTGATATACCAACTCAGGTTGCCGGGTATACTCCCGAAAATTACGATTTAGGCTACGATGGAGCTGTTCCGGCATCACGCGCTCTGGCACGTTCATTAAATATTCCAGCGGTGAAAATGTTGCAGAATTATCGCTATGAACGTTTTTACGATAAGCTTAAGCAACTTGGAGTTACTACACTTAAACAACCATCAGGACATTATGGCTTATCATTGATACTTGGAGGAGGAGAGAATTCTATGTGGGAATTGGCCGGAATCTATGCCGGTTTGGCCCGAACATTAAATCATCAAAGCAGAGATAATGGGAAATATGCATCAGAAGATTTTCATCAGCCTAATTATTGTCTGGTTAAAACTAATATGGCTGATAACGCCGACAACTTACGCGATCATGGAGTTTTAGATGCTGGAGCAATTTGGTCCACATTTAATGCGATGGAAGAAGTTATGCGTCCCGGAGAAGAACAACTTTGGCAGCAATTTTCATCAACACAACGTATTGCCTGGAAAACAGGAACTAGTTTTGGGTTTCGCGATGGTTGGGCAATAGGACTTACTCCAAAATATGTTGTGGCAGTTTGGGCTGGTAATGCTGATGGAGAAGGTCGGCCCGGTTTAACTGGCATCTCTATGGCGGCTCCGGTTATGTTTGATATTTTCAGACTTTTACCAGCCGGAAACTGGTTTGATGCACCCTATGATAAACTTAGAAAAATACCCATTTGCAGGCTAAGCGGATATAAAGCAAGTAAGCTATGCGAAATGTCTGATTCGGTTTGGGTACCTAAAGCTGGCGTAAATACACAGATGTGTCCTTATCATCAGTTGATACATTTAGACCAAAGCGGGAGGTATCGTGTAAACGCTGACTGTGAATCTCCCGACAAAATGAAAACTAGAGCATGGTTTGTTCTTCCTCCATCCATGGAATGGTATTATAAATCAAAAAATCAATATTATCAGCCACTACCACCTTTTAAACCCGACTGTGTTGGAGCCACAGAACAAGGCACTGCAATGGACATGATTTATCCGAAAAATGGATCTAAAATTTATGTTCCGTTAGAATTTGACGGTTCAAAAGGAAAAACGATTTTTTCAGTTGCCCATCGTAACGCCGAAACAGCAATCTTTTGGCATCTGGATGATAAATTTATTGAAACCACCAAAAGCTTTCATCAAGTTGCATTAAATCCTAAACCGGGTAAACATAAACTTACTTTGGTAGATGAAAATGGTGAACGACTGGAAATTGGATTTGAAATTTTGGAAAAGGAGAAGTAA
- a CDS encoding DUF5686 family protein, which translates to MPGQVLLLRIFLFFLFLIPVTVNGQWVLNGKVIDEQYGDPLPGASVSFLKTKGTGILTDVNGYFKLVIPKNLKDSLEVNFVGYKKAIVGFDESQTDTLVVKLVSSTVLLNDYIVTFKREDPAYDIIREALKRRKINNPFNLKAYEYESYSRVESYLSSADSSSINGMRIFKQMRTKAKELNIVKDSLGNSMIPIVAAETYSNYYNSNNPQAEREDVVNKNVKGIGIDDVDAAGDLLTGKLNNYNFFNNYIRILSKDFSSPLGDGCILNYKYKLKADSDLVDGVWCTRIDIKPHNPAALAFTGTIWLSINDYAPVKLSLQTNNKTTINFIENLSIEQHLAKGESACFPVSTLSKAEVVDPQNLLPRIYVSYLTLNSNIVANKLYEPNFYYQLADTTISEFDLKRRELVARLNSSSTVPPAIFSQIEAMRNLGAVKQNVKLANVIGTLYYPVGQVDIGPITRFGLWNDVEGFRPGVALRSNQYFHANWQLAGSIAYGFTDKQFKYSSEVAYRYRNKRNSIWGASIQKDILPLSIVGENNSEWVNANAFMRELFITSTRWAAIAERLPFYQNQNKVWFETDLTAEIRQKLSFHNSSLKDVQLSPMRFNDLTYSEILLEISFMKTQKKIRMKNNRQINMGGMQFPRFTVWLAKGVKGLLGGQYNYQKVYANISQKNINVLGLGHSFFQINGGYIFSKVPFPLLRTHQGNESIMIFDRGFNQMKYAEFVSDQYVAFNWNHSFDSPLCDRVPVFAQLSRYLRCRTSIYAGLVFGSLRNENKVLLNQWQMERPLGLKSLTFNKPYIEVGASLDNIFRFLSVGYFKRLTYTYSGESKGGIKLAAKVSL; encoded by the coding sequence ATGCCGGGGCAAGTCCTATTGTTACGCATTTTCTTATTTTTTCTATTCCTTATTCCGGTAACTGTAAATGGGCAATGGGTGCTTAATGGAAAAGTAATAGACGAACAATACGGAGATCCGTTACCCGGCGCAAGTGTTTCATTCCTGAAAACTAAAGGGACTGGAATTCTTACAGATGTAAATGGTTATTTTAAATTGGTGATACCAAAAAATCTTAAGGATTCTCTAGAGGTAAACTTTGTAGGTTACAAAAAGGCGATCGTGGGTTTTGATGAAAGTCAAACCGATACTTTAGTGGTTAAGTTAGTTTCTTCAACAGTATTGTTGAACGATTATATAGTTACGTTCAAACGAGAAGATCCTGCCTACGACATTATTCGGGAAGCCTTGAAAAGAAGGAAAATCAATAATCCATTCAATTTAAAGGCCTATGAATACGAAAGCTACAGCCGCGTTGAAAGCTACTTGAGCAGTGCGGATAGTTCATCAATTAATGGTATGCGCATTTTTAAACAGATGCGAACCAAAGCCAAGGAATTGAATATTGTGAAAGACAGTCTCGGTAATTCAATGATACCTATTGTTGCTGCCGAAACCTATAGTAACTACTATAATTCGAACAATCCGCAAGCGGAAAGGGAAGATGTGGTTAATAAAAATGTGAAAGGAATTGGTATTGATGACGTGGATGCCGCCGGTGATTTATTGACGGGAAAACTTAATAACTATAATTTCTTCAATAATTACATCCGAATCTTATCAAAGGACTTTTCTTCTCCTTTAGGAGATGGTTGTATTTTAAACTATAAGTATAAGTTAAAAGCCGATAGTGATTTAGTTGATGGCGTATGGTGCACGCGAATTGATATAAAACCTCATAATCCGGCAGCGCTGGCATTTACCGGTACTATTTGGTTAAGTATTAATGATTATGCTCCGGTTAAGCTTAGTTTACAAACGAATAACAAAACCACCATCAATTTTATTGAAAACCTTAGTATTGAACAGCATTTAGCAAAAGGTGAAAGTGCATGCTTTCCGGTTAGTACTTTATCGAAGGCGGAGGTAGTTGATCCTCAAAATCTTTTACCTCGTATCTACGTTAGCTATCTAACCCTAAACTCAAATATAGTAGCCAATAAACTCTACGAACCAAATTTCTATTATCAACTTGCAGATACCACAATTTCAGAATTTGATTTAAAGCGCAGGGAGCTAGTTGCCAGGTTAAACAGTTCTTCAACGGTTCCTCCTGCTATTTTTTCTCAGATAGAAGCGATGCGAAATCTAGGAGCAGTAAAGCAAAATGTGAAATTAGCAAACGTTATAGGTACGTTGTATTATCCGGTTGGACAAGTTGATATTGGTCCGATTACTCGATTTGGGTTATGGAATGATGTGGAAGGCTTTAGACCAGGAGTAGCTTTGCGAAGCAATCAATACTTTCATGCAAATTGGCAATTAGCAGGATCAATTGCGTACGGTTTTACTGATAAACAATTTAAATACTCGTCAGAGGTAGCATATCGATATAGAAATAAGCGTAACAGTATTTGGGGGGCAAGCATTCAGAAAGATATTTTGCCGCTGAGTATAGTAGGGGAGAACAACAGTGAATGGGTAAATGCTAATGCCTTTATGCGTGAGTTGTTTATCACAAGTACACGCTGGGCGGCTATTGCAGAGCGTTTGCCATTCTATCAAAATCAGAACAAAGTATGGTTTGAAACTGATTTGACTGCTGAAATCAGGCAGAAACTTTCTTTCCATAATTCCAGTTTGAAGGATGTCCAATTAAGTCCAATGCGGTTTAATGATTTAACTTATTCTGAAATCCTTCTGGAAATATCTTTTATGAAAACCCAGAAAAAAATAAGGATGAAGAATAACCGTCAGATTAATATGGGCGGAATGCAGTTTCCTCGTTTTACGGTTTGGTTGGCAAAGGGGGTGAAAGGTTTGTTGGGTGGACAGTATAATTACCAGAAGGTTTATGCTAATATTTCGCAAAAAAATATAAATGTTTTGGGCTTAGGCCATTCCTTTTTCCAGATAAATGGAGGATATATTTTCTCCAAAGTGCCATTTCCATTACTACGAACTCATCAAGGTAATGAATCGATCATGATTTTTGACAGAGGATTCAACCAAATGAAATATGCCGAGTTTGTAAGTGATCAATACGTAGCTTTTAACTGGAATCATTCATTCGATTCTCCATTATGTGACCGAGTGCCTGTGTTTGCTCAATTAAGCCGTTATTTAAGATGCAGAACGAGCATATATGCAGGGTTGGTCTTTGGTAGTTTACGTAATGAAAATAAAGTGTTACTAAATCAGTGGCAGATGGAGCGCCCTTTAGGTTTAAAATCATTAACATTTAATAAGCCTTATATTGAAGTAGGGGCAAGCTTGGATAATATTTTCAGATTTTTATCGGTAGGGTATTTTAAACGATTAACTTATACTTATTCTGGAGAATCTAAAGGTGGAATTAAACTAGCTGCAAAAGTTAGTTTATAG
- a CDS encoding 3'-5' exonuclease, translating to MLHHLHLPNILFLDIETVSQQSDFDSLSEEFKLLWDAKSGYFRKEDQSASEVYQRAAIYAEFGKIVCISIGRIIIDGDDKRFRVKSFYGDDEKALLNDFADLLHKQKSTAILCAHNGKEFDFPYLSRRMLINGVLLPHLLDNAGKRPWEINLLDTMELWKFGDYKSYTSLRLLAAVFGIPTPKDDIDGSMVGEVYWNSHDLERIRTYCEKDVLTIAQLLLKFKGSNLISADKVEIV from the coding sequence ATGCTGCATCACCTACATCTACCCAATATTTTATTTTTAGATATTGAAACGGTTTCACAACAGTCAGATTTTGATTCGTTAAGTGAAGAGTTTAAGCTCCTGTGGGATGCTAAATCGGGATACTTTAGAAAAGAGGATCAATCAGCTTCAGAAGTGTATCAACGAGCTGCCATTTATGCCGAGTTTGGTAAAATTGTTTGTATATCTATTGGTAGAATTATTATTGATGGAGATGACAAACGTTTTAGAGTGAAATCCTTTTATGGTGATGATGAAAAGGCTTTACTGAATGATTTTGCAGATTTGCTTCACAAACAAAAAAGTACTGCCATTTTATGTGCACATAACGGGAAGGAATTCGACTTTCCTTATTTGTCAAGAAGAATGCTGATCAATGGGGTTCTTCTCCCTCATTTATTAGATAATGCAGGGAAAAGGCCTTGGGAAATCAATCTCCTCGATACGATGGAGCTATGGAAATTCGGAGATTATAAAAGTTATACTTCCCTTCGGTTATTAGCTGCAGTTTTCGGAATTCCAACTCCAAAAGATGATATTGATGGAAGCATGGTGGGAGAGGTTTACTGGAACAGCCACGATTTGGAACGAATTCGTACTTATTGCGAAAAAGACGTGCTTACCATCGCTCAGCTCTTGTTAAAGTTTAAAGGAAGCAATTTAATTTCTGCTGATAAAGTTGAAATTGTATAG